Proteins encoded in a region of the Corallococcus caeni genome:
- a CDS encoding alpha/beta hydrolase-fold protein — MDDTRTLEARARKEGTPLIDGDTATFVWKGSRPVFLQGDFQDWRGTPLPLERVGKGLWARSLALPEDAYVEYALQDAKGRRVRDVLNPRRSDNGFGGFNHCFWMPKGEATPLGRRIRNVPKGRVTRHQLETHEWAVGSKRAVALYAPPVKGPVPLMVVLDGDDYLKRVQLPTLVENLVAAGRMRPVAMAFVSNGGPARTTEYACSEATVAFLAQRVLPLAREHLSLVDEQRTPGAHAVLGSSLGGLMALYAGQRLPRVFGRVLSQSGAFSIEGTDMVVFDLARRTNQPPLHVWLDCGRFEGLQDGNQRLLPVLDATGHRVTYRPYSGGHNYPAWQTSLPAGLEEIFSPAG; from the coding sequence ATGGACGACACCCGGACGCTGGAAGCCCGCGCGCGCAAAGAGGGCACGCCGCTCATCGACGGAGACACCGCCACCTTCGTGTGGAAGGGATCCCGCCCCGTCTTCCTCCAGGGGGACTTCCAGGACTGGCGCGGCACGCCGCTGCCCCTGGAGCGCGTGGGCAAGGGGCTGTGGGCGCGCTCGCTGGCGCTGCCCGAGGACGCCTACGTCGAGTACGCGCTCCAGGACGCGAAGGGCCGCCGCGTGCGCGACGTCCTCAACCCGCGCCGCTCCGACAACGGCTTCGGCGGCTTCAACCACTGCTTCTGGATGCCGAAGGGTGAAGCCACGCCGCTGGGCCGGCGCATCCGGAACGTGCCGAAGGGCCGCGTGACGCGCCACCAGTTGGAGACGCACGAGTGGGCCGTGGGCAGCAAGCGCGCGGTGGCCCTCTACGCGCCGCCCGTGAAGGGCCCCGTGCCGCTCATGGTGGTGCTGGACGGCGACGACTACCTCAAGCGCGTGCAGCTGCCCACGCTGGTGGAGAACCTGGTCGCCGCGGGCCGCATGCGCCCGGTGGCCATGGCCTTCGTGTCCAACGGCGGTCCCGCCCGCACCACCGAGTACGCGTGCAGCGAGGCCACCGTGGCCTTCCTGGCGCAGCGCGTGCTGCCGCTGGCCCGCGAGCACCTGTCGCTGGTGGACGAGCAGCGCACGCCGGGCGCGCACGCGGTGCTGGGCTCGTCCCTGGGCGGGCTGATGGCGCTCTACGCTGGACAGCGCCTGCCGCGCGTCTTCGGCCGCGTGCTGTCCCAGTCCGGCGCCTTCTCCATCGAGGGCACCGACATGGTCGTCTTCGACCTGGCCCGGCGCACGAACCAGCCGCCCCTGCACGTCTGGCTGGACTGCGGCCGCTTCGAGGGGCTCCAGGACGGCAACCAGCGCCTGCTGCCCGTCCTCGACGCCACGGGCCACCGCGTCACGTACCGACCCTACAGCGGGGGCCATAATTACCCCGCGTGGCAGACCAGCCTCCCGGCCGGCCTGGAAGAAATCTTCTCGCCCGCCGGGTGA